A section of the Streptomyces sp. NBC_01408 genome encodes:
- a CDS encoding response regulator gives MTDVGEQCRIRVLGDLAVGCGDVQVEPPGGLAGAVLVVLALKLRRGVREQDLLASVRDGAGKPAIASEQALAQHFSSLRRRLPVPKRVKGGPYRLDADAVRVDAVEFVAGVRKLRELSGSPGVAELAALIDLWHGDPRVCHPQVDPSCWNEVFACRDRLLDVLVEADPAILRQLDGLAGFLDLFSGDRACDLVRERLRAPEPRRILVVEDQMAELIVDALEGFGFSCLTVRSLDEWRRMQREREAEVKRLAGALVDLHLTPELDDQGGLEVVEWLARHTEVPASLMTMAPPPGDLVEHTRIQRARYRLVGIVYKGTPKADFSGIRLAAEILVSPNARDRRRRAETWLEWAALRADDQLLSTGGSRHNPDLEQCREDADRVRRILRDGTVEEAEREVQDFLRSYED, from the coding sequence ATGACAGACGTGGGGGAGCAGTGTCGCATCCGGGTGCTCGGGGACCTTGCCGTCGGGTGTGGTGACGTTCAGGTGGAACCGCCTGGCGGGCTCGCCGGTGCGGTTCTGGTGGTGCTGGCGCTGAAGTTACGGCGCGGCGTGCGGGAGCAGGACCTGCTGGCCTCGGTGCGAGACGGCGCCGGGAAGCCGGCCATCGCCTCGGAGCAGGCGCTGGCCCAGCACTTCAGCAGCCTGCGGAGAAGGCTGCCGGTGCCCAAGCGGGTCAAAGGGGGCCCGTATCGGCTCGATGCGGATGCGGTTCGGGTCGATGCCGTCGAATTCGTCGCAGGTGTGCGGAAGTTGCGCGAACTGTCGGGGTCGCCGGGGGTGGCGGAACTCGCCGCCCTCATCGACCTGTGGCACGGCGACCCCCGTGTCTGTCACCCGCAGGTCGACCCCAGCTGCTGGAACGAGGTGTTCGCCTGCCGCGACCGGCTCCTGGACGTGCTCGTCGAGGCGGACCCGGCGATCCTGCGGCAGCTCGACGGGCTGGCCGGTTTCCTCGACCTCTTCTCCGGTGACCGGGCGTGCGACCTGGTCCGCGAGCGACTGAGGGCTCCCGAGCCGCGGCGCATCCTGGTGGTGGAGGACCAGATGGCCGAGCTGATCGTGGACGCGCTGGAGGGCTTCGGCTTCTCCTGTCTCACCGTCCGATCCCTGGACGAGTGGCGGAGGATGCAGCGCGAGCGGGAAGCCGAGGTGAAGCGACTGGCCGGGGCGCTGGTCGACCTGCATCTCACCCCGGAGCTCGACGACCAGGGGGGGCTGGAGGTCGTGGAGTGGCTGGCCCGCCATACCGAGGTGCCGGCCTCGCTGATGACCATGGCGCCGCCGCCGGGGGACCTGGTCGAGCACACCCGGATCCAGCGCGCCCGTTACCGCCTCGTCGGCATCGTATATAAGGGCACGCCCAAGGCCGACTTCTCGGGCATCAGGCTGGCCGCTGAGATCTTGGTGTCCCCGAATGCGCGAGACCGCAGACGGCGCGCCGAGACCTGGCTGGAGTGGGCGGCCCTGCGTGCCGACGATCAACTCCTGAGCACCGGGGGCAGCCGCCACAACCCGGATCTCGAACAGTGCCGCGAGGACGCGGACCGCGTCCGCCGGATCCTCAGGGACGGCACGGTGGAGGAGGCGGAGCGCGAGGTGCAGGACTTCCTGCGGTCGTACGAGGACTGA
- a CDS encoding S1 RNA-binding domain-containing protein: MHDIRLTRDEQTVPGSGLVIAPFGKKTLRNDDEFDFDWLYQDVVSSVIAETGMTPVRADSVYGPANVLDVVWRAIQQAEVCIVDFSCRTPNVAMEYMAAKLIGKRMIYLAQHPDDIPSDVRGLRHIPYTPLYADMARMRTELRQQLEAVRLEPAQEMALIPLATGGVTPARAQAVSVSTDFAVVRAADGALGVLSGEDVDWSRIITDMTRHCTVGDWLDGAFEMLPAGGTKYTLLSGQQNPWHRLEATHPVGHAFTGTVHSVRQAGVFVRVSGPVNGLVPHSSLPSGTELVPGSQVEVTVLSVDSRRRRVTLALAQGRRPVGAARTGSVAPLPSMGVALHERLEGEVVKIAPEGQGGYVLLRVSGRERPAFLHCSAMSRQLRHDLNHDGIELGEILDVEVTSINVHQDKVCVRDVEPVETEQAQETGDIAEAA, translated from the coding sequence GTGCACGACATCCGACTCACCCGCGACGAACAGACCGTTCCCGGCAGCGGGCTCGTCATCGCCCCCTTCGGCAAGAAGACCCTCCGCAACGACGACGAGTTCGACTTCGACTGGCTCTACCAGGACGTCGTCAGCTCCGTCATCGCGGAGACCGGCATGACGCCGGTCCGCGCCGACAGCGTCTACGGCCCGGCCAACGTGCTGGACGTCGTGTGGCGCGCCATCCAGCAGGCCGAGGTCTGCATCGTCGACTTCTCCTGCCGGACGCCCAACGTGGCCATGGAGTACATGGCCGCCAAGCTCATCGGCAAACGCATGATCTACCTCGCGCAGCACCCGGACGACATCCCCAGCGACGTCCGCGGTCTGCGCCACATCCCGTACACGCCGCTGTACGCGGACATGGCCCGGATGCGGACGGAGCTGCGGCAGCAGCTGGAGGCGGTGCGCCTCGAGCCCGCCCAGGAGATGGCGCTGATCCCGCTGGCCACCGGCGGAGTCACCCCGGCGCGCGCCCAGGCCGTCAGCGTCTCCACCGACTTCGCGGTGGTACGGGCGGCCGACGGCGCCCTCGGCGTGCTCAGCGGCGAGGACGTCGACTGGTCGCGGATCATCACCGACATGACCCGGCATTGCACCGTGGGCGACTGGCTTGACGGCGCCTTCGAGATGCTCCCGGCCGGCGGCACCAAGTACACGCTGCTGAGCGGGCAGCAGAATCCCTGGCACAGGCTGGAGGCCACCCACCCGGTGGGCCACGCCTTCACCGGCACGGTGCACAGCGTGCGGCAGGCCGGTGTCTTCGTCCGGGTCTCCGGACCCGTCAACGGGCTGGTACCGCACAGTTCCCTGCCCTCCGGGACGGAGTTGGTGCCGGGGAGCCAGGTGGAGGTGACGGTGCTGTCGGTGGACAGCCGCCGGCGGCGGGTCACCCTGGCCCTCGCGCAGGGCCGCCGGCCGGTCGGGGCGGCGCGGACCGGGTCGGTCGCGCCCCTGCCCTCGATGGGCGTGGCGTTGCACGAGCGGCTGGAGGGCGAGGTGGTCAAGATCGCCCCGGAGGGCCAGGGCGGCTACGTGCTGCTGCGGGTCTCCGGCCGTGAGCGCCCGGCGTTCCTGCACTGCTCCGCGATGAGCCGGCAGCTGCGGCACGACCTCAACCACGACGGGATCGAGCTGGGCGAGATCCTCGACGTCGAGGTGACCAGCATCAACGTCCACCAGGACAAGGTCTGCGTCCGGGACGTCGAGCCGGTGGAAACCGAGCAGGCCCAGGAGACCGGGGACATCGCCGAGGCCGCGTGA
- a CDS encoding thymidine kinase, producing MPELVFFSGTMDCGKSTLALQIAHNRDARGLQGVIFTRDDRAGEGKLSSRLGLVTEAVEAPEGMDLYAYLVAQLSQGGKADYVIVDEAQFLAPAQIDQLARIVDDLGLDVFAFGITTDFRTKLFPGSQRLIELADRLEQLQVEALCWCGARATHNARTIGGEMVVEGAQVVVGDVNRPAEEIGYEVLCRRHHRKRMTSASARAAALSPDVLPVTSG from the coding sequence ATGCCCGAGCTGGTGTTCTTCTCCGGAACGATGGACTGCGGAAAGAGCACACTGGCTCTCCAGATCGCCCACAACCGTGATGCGCGGGGGCTCCAGGGTGTGATCTTCACGCGTGACGACCGGGCGGGTGAGGGCAAGCTGTCGTCCCGGCTGGGTCTGGTGACGGAGGCGGTGGAGGCGCCGGAGGGCATGGACCTGTACGCGTACCTCGTCGCTCAGCTCTCGCAGGGCGGCAAGGCGGACTACGTGATCGTGGACGAGGCCCAGTTCCTGGCTCCGGCCCAGATCGACCAGCTGGCGCGGATCGTGGACGACCTCGGGCTGGACGTCTTCGCCTTCGGCATCACGACGGACTTCCGCACCAAGCTGTTCCCCGGTTCGCAGCGCCTGATCGAGCTGGCGGACCGCCTGGAGCAGCTCCAGGTGGAGGCCTTGTGCTGGTGCGGGGCCCGCGCCACGCACAACGCCCGCACGATAGGCGGCGAGATGGTCGTCGAGGGCGCCCAGGTCGTCGTCGGCGACGTGAACCGCCCGGCGGAGGAGATCGGCTACGAGGTCCTCTGCCGCCGCCACCACCGCAAGCGCATGACGAGCGCCTCGGCGAGGGCGGCGGCATTGTCGCCGGACGTGCTGCCGGTGACCTCTGGTTGA
- a CDS encoding alkaline phosphatase family protein codes for MSYPAAQNWQDEPELLDLAAAPVPAYGTGSLADLLPTLVAGQGVPGFTASIPELTPADRNCVFLVDGMGWEQIKAHPDEAPYLTSLLAGSRGGTGRPITAGFPATTATSLASVGTGLPPARHGLPGYAVRNPATGELMNQLRWHPWTAPKPWQPYPTVFQLADKAGVATAQVSAPAFQTTPLTKVALSGGTFLGRMTGEERMDLAAQRLAAGDRSLVYTYYSELDGAGHRHGVNSDAWRGQLMYVDRLVQRLAEQLPPRTALYVTADHGMVDVPFDEDSRIDYDEDWELGAGVALLGGEGRARHVYAVPGAEADVLTVWREVLGDRFWIASREEALELGWFGAPGECDERVRGRIGDVVAAAQADVAITASRNEPNESALVGMHGSMTPAEQLVPLLEVRS; via the coding sequence ATGTCGTACCCCGCGGCGCAGAACTGGCAGGACGAGCCGGAGCTGCTGGATCTCGCCGCCGCGCCCGTCCCCGCGTACGGCACCGGCTCGCTGGCCGACCTGCTGCCGACCCTCGTGGCGGGCCAGGGAGTCCCCGGCTTCACCGCCTCCATCCCGGAGCTGACCCCGGCCGACCGGAACTGCGTCTTCCTGGTCGACGGCATGGGCTGGGAGCAGATCAAGGCCCACCCGGACGAGGCCCCGTACCTGACCTCCCTGCTCGCCGGCTCGCGCGGCGGCACCGGCCGCCCGATCACCGCGGGCTTCCCGGCGACCACCGCCACCTCGCTGGCCTCCGTCGGCACCGGCCTGCCGCCCGCCCGCCACGGCCTGCCCGGCTACGCGGTGCGCAACCCGGCCACCGGCGAGCTGATGAACCAGCTCCGCTGGCACCCGTGGACCGCGCCCAAGCCCTGGCAGCCGTACCCGACCGTCTTCCAGCTGGCCGACAAGGCGGGGGTGGCGACGGCGCAGGTGTCCGCGCCCGCCTTCCAGACGACCCCCCTCACCAAGGTCGCGCTGAGCGGCGGCACCTTCCTCGGCCGGATGACCGGCGAGGAGCGGATGGACCTCGCGGCGCAGCGGCTCGCGGCCGGTGACCGCTCGCTCGTGTACACGTACTACAGCGAGCTCGACGGAGCCGGCCACCGGCACGGCGTGAACTCCGACGCCTGGCGCGGCCAGCTCATGTACGTCGACCGGCTCGTGCAGCGGCTCGCCGAGCAACTGCCCCCGCGCACCGCGCTGTACGTGACCGCGGACCACGGCATGGTCGACGTCCCCTTCGACGAGGACTCCCGCATCGACTACGACGAGGACTGGGAGCTGGGCGCGGGCGTGGCCCTGCTGGGCGGCGAAGGCCGGGCCCGGCACGTGTACGCGGTCCCCGGCGCCGAGGCCGACGTCCTGACCGTGTGGCGCGAGGTCCTCGGCGACCGCTTCTGGATCGCGAGCCGCGAAGAGGCCCTGGAACTGGGCTGGTTCGGGGCCCCGGGGGAGTGCGACGAGCGGGTACGGGGCCGGATCGGCGACGTGGTCGCGGCCGCCCAGGCCGATGTCGCCATCACCGCCTCGCGCAACGAGCCCAACGAGTCCGCCCTCGTCGGCATGCACGGCTCCATGACCCCGGCCGAGCAGCTGGTCCCGCTGCTCGAAGTCCGCTCCTGA
- a CDS encoding DUF5998 family protein produces the protein MAKSGTTTQGLRTAIERSGYYPALVAEAVEAAVGGEPISSYLVHQETTFDSNEVRRHVTVLVLTGNRFIVSHTDEQAADAGSPSPYATTSTESVKLSSISSVVLSRVVANPESYTPGTLPREVVLTIGWGAVSRIDLEPAACGDPNCDSDHGYTGNSTADDLSLRVSEAGDGPEAVRQTLVFAQALSEATAATSSPAAR, from the coding sequence ATGGCGAAATCCGGTACGACGACCCAGGGGCTGCGCACGGCGATCGAGCGCAGCGGCTACTACCCGGCCCTCGTGGCCGAGGCCGTGGAGGCCGCGGTGGGCGGCGAGCCGATCTCGTCGTACCTGGTCCACCAGGAGACGACCTTCGACTCCAACGAGGTGCGCCGCCACGTCACCGTGCTGGTCCTGACCGGCAACCGGTTCATCGTCTCCCACACCGACGAGCAGGCCGCCGACGCGGGCTCCCCGTCCCCGTACGCGACCACCTCCACCGAGTCGGTCAAGCTCTCCAGCATCTCCTCGGTGGTGCTGAGCCGCGTCGTCGCCAACCCCGAGTCCTACACCCCGGGCACCCTGCCCCGCGAGGTCGTCCTGACCATCGGCTGGGGCGCGGTCTCCCGGATCGACCTGGAACCCGCCGCCTGCGGCGACCCGAACTGCGACTCCGACCACGGCTACACCGGCAACTCCACCGCCGACGACCTGAGCCTGCGGGTCAGCGAGGCCGGAGACGGCCCGGAGGCGGTGCGCCAGACCCTGGTCTTCGCGCAGGCGCTCTCCGAAGCGACTGCGGCGACCTCCTCCCCCGCCGCCCGCTGA